TCCGCCAAAAAAACGCATTTCAACGATCTTGGCCTGCTGCTCGTCAAACTTCTCAAGTTGCTCAAGCACGTCATTTAACGCGAGGATCGAACCCGCGCGTTCTTCGACGGGGATCTGGAAATCGTCGATCGAATAATGGATCGGCTTATTTCCACGCTTACTCGCGGCGTGCCAACGGGCGTGCTGCACGAGGATCTGCCGCATCAGACGTGACGCAATGCCGTAAAAATGACTTCGATCTTGCCACTCGATACCGCTTTGGACGCCTATTCTGATAAACGCTTCGTGAACCAAAGCCGTCGGTTGGAGTGTGTGGTCGGAGCGTTCGCGAGACATCAAGATGCGAGCTTGCCTCTTCAATTCATCATAAACGAAGGGGATCAGGCGCTCTTTTGCTTCTTCATCGCCGCTATTCCAGTCGATCAAGATCTGCGTTATGCCTGAAGTTTCGATCCCATCCATAAAACCCGTCGCTTAGTAATTGAATTTTAACTCACGCGCGAATTATTTCATAAAAAATGTCGGAAAATCGATGATTACTACGCATTAAACTATGAACCGCCGAATTGTCGGGTCAAATTTTATTCCGTAGGAGCAATAAATGAAGTCGCTGAGAGTTTTACGAATAGCTTGTTTTTCGTCTGTATTATTACTGATCATTGGATCATCAACCGCGTTCAAGGCCCAGACGCTCGACGCATTCAATCCGGGTGCAAATGCTAATATTAGCGATTTTCTGCCTCTACCGAGCGGAAAGATCTTGGTCGGCGGCACGTTTTCGACAATCGCAGGCAACGCCAAGAGAAATATTGCTCGGCTGAACGCTGACGGCACATACGATGCTACTTTTACTACCGAAACTGATAT
This is a stretch of genomic DNA from Chloracidobacterium sp.. It encodes these proteins:
- a CDS encoding sigma-70 family RNA polymerase sigma factor, producing MDGIETSGITQILIDWNSGDEEAKERLIPFVYDELKRQARILMSRERSDHTLQPTALVHEAFIRIGVQSGIEWQDRSHFYGIASRLMRQILVQHARWHAASKRGNKPIHYSIDDFQIPVEERAGSILALNDVLEQLEKFDEQQAKIVEMRFFGGMTGTEIAEALEISERTVTREWKAAKLWLFRELHRG